One window of Nitrospira sp. genomic DNA carries:
- a CDS encoding transposase, whose translation MRSVPGVGPVLTTTLLATVPELGTLTHKQISALVGVAPFSRDSGMLRGKRTIWGGRAQARAVLYMGAIVATRFNPFIRAFYQRLCQAGKAKKLALTACMRKLLVILNALLKHRKPWQQGVDMAGVRA comes from the coding sequence CTGCGGAGTGTTCCCGGTGTCGGCCCCGTGCTCACCACCACCCTCCTTGCGACCGTCCCGGAGTTGGGCACCTTGACGCACAAGCAGATTTCGGCCTTGGTGGGCGTGGCACCTTTCAGTCGCGATAGCGGAATGCTGCGTGGGAAACGCACGATTTGGGGAGGCCGGGCTCAGGCTCGCGCCGTGCTGTATATGGGGGCGATCGTGGCCACCCGTTTCAATCCCTTCATTCGAGCGTTCTATCAACGGCTCTGTCAGGCGGGGAAGGCCAAGAAGTTGGCGCTGACGGCGTGCATGCGCAAACTGCTGGTCATCTTAAACGCGCTGCTCAAACATCGGAAGCCGTGGCAGCAGGGAGTGGACATGGCGGGTGTCAGGGCATAG
- a CDS encoding CBS domain-containing protein, translating to MKVQDMMTSDAQCCSPDTNLATAAKMMWDSDCGALPVVRINGQVVGMITDRDICVAAATKNKPPSEITVWETTSGKAYTCRPTDDVHMALDIMKRERVRRIPVVDEDGVLRGIIAMNDFLLVAQEAKGKNVPAVSYEDVVHAMKAISAHRILVGI from the coding sequence ATGAAAGTCCAAGATATGATGACCAGCGATGCCCAGTGTTGCAGCCCCGACACCAATCTGGCTACCGCAGCCAAAATGATGTGGGACAGCGACTGTGGAGCGCTCCCTGTCGTGAGGATCAACGGTCAGGTAGTGGGAATGATTACGGATCGCGACATCTGTGTGGCTGCGGCTACCAAGAACAAGCCCCCGTCCGAGATCACTGTGTGGGAAACGACGTCGGGGAAGGCATACACCTGCCGACCGACCGACGATGTCCACATGGCTCTGGACATCATGAAGCGGGAGCGGGTCAGACGAATTCCGGTGGTGGATGAGGATGGAGTGCTCCGGGGAATCATTGCGATGAACGATTTTCTGCTTGTAGCGCAGGAGGCTAAAGGGAAGAACGTCCCTGCTGTGTCGTACGAGGATGTGGTGCACGCGATGAAGGCGATCAGTGCACATCGGATTCTGGTCGGCATTTGA
- the treZ gene encoding malto-oligosyltrehalose trehalohydrolase: MDSQICSAWRLDLGANLIGPSTVRFRLWAARAKHVSVHVLDRGHKPIPMEPQEQGYFDLTVEGVRAGDRYWYVLDGEKALPDPASRFQPEGVHKASAVIDPDAFAWTDRGWRGLAFKDLIIYELHTGTFTPTGTFEAIIPHLEYLKQDVGITAIELMPVAQFPGTRNWGYDGTYLYAPHSTYGGPQGLKTLVDACHAAGLAVILDVVYNHLGPEGNYLAAFGPYFTDRYRTPWGDAINYDGADSDEVRHFIVSNALYWVTEYHIDALRLDAIHGIYDFGATHILQDLAAAVHDQAARLERRIFVTAESALNDARVVTLPEQGGYGMDAQWNDDFHHALRTVLTKERAGYYQDYGGLKHLAKAMNDGFVYSGQYSRYHRRRHGNSSTSCAPSRFIVFSQNHDQIGNRAFGDRLSTQVPFTALKVAAAAVLLSPNIPLLFMGEESGETAPFLYFIDHGDSALVEAVRRGRRAEFASFAWEGEIPDPQDPLTYERSRVTIDGPLNPCRAAMLKWTRELIGLRKAIPSLGAGGAHPRYHVLAHEEENMLVAHCRGGQGPDALVVLSFNNAPVSVLLREPEGRWLLRLDSTAHEFGGDGQERLPQEIVIVPVGVTLPLQAYAVAVFLRKT; this comes from the coding sequence ATGGATTCACAAATCTGCAGCGCGTGGCGACTGGATCTGGGCGCGAACCTCATCGGTCCGTCGACAGTCCGGTTTCGACTGTGGGCTGCGCGCGCGAAGCATGTCTCCGTGCACGTGCTTGATCGAGGACATAAGCCGATTCCGATGGAGCCGCAAGAGCAGGGCTATTTCGACCTCACGGTCGAGGGTGTGCGGGCGGGGGACCGCTACTGGTACGTCTTGGACGGCGAGAAAGCCCTGCCTGATCCGGCCTCGCGGTTCCAGCCCGAGGGCGTCCATAAGGCTTCCGCCGTGATCGATCCCGATGCGTTCGCTTGGACGGATCGGGGCTGGAGAGGGCTCGCGTTCAAAGACCTGATCATCTACGAACTCCATACCGGAACATTTACACCGACCGGCACATTCGAGGCGATCATCCCTCACCTAGAGTATCTCAAGCAGGACGTGGGAATCACGGCCATCGAACTCATGCCGGTCGCGCAGTTTCCCGGCACAAGGAACTGGGGCTATGACGGAACCTACCTGTATGCACCTCATTCAACCTACGGCGGGCCGCAGGGCCTCAAGACACTCGTCGATGCTTGTCATGCCGCCGGATTAGCGGTCATTCTAGACGTGGTCTACAATCATCTTGGGCCCGAAGGAAACTATTTGGCCGCGTTCGGTCCCTACTTCACCGATCGTTACCGCACACCCTGGGGCGACGCGATCAACTATGATGGAGCCGACAGTGACGAAGTCCGGCACTTCATCGTCAGCAATGCGCTGTACTGGGTCACCGAATACCATATTGATGCGCTCCGGCTGGACGCAATCCATGGGATTTACGATTTCGGCGCGACCCATATCCTCCAAGACCTGGCTGCGGCGGTGCACGATCAGGCCGCCCGGCTTGAGCGGCGGATTTTCGTGACAGCGGAAAGTGCGCTCAATGACGCGCGGGTCGTCACGCTTCCCGAGCAGGGAGGGTATGGAATGGATGCCCAATGGAATGATGACTTCCACCACGCACTCCGGACCGTGCTGACGAAAGAACGGGCCGGATACTATCAAGATTACGGCGGGCTCAAACATCTCGCGAAAGCCATGAATGACGGGTTCGTCTACTCCGGGCAATATTCCCGGTACCATCGGCGTCGTCACGGAAATTCGTCGACATCTTGTGCTCCATCGCGCTTCATCGTGTTCTCACAAAACCATGATCAGATCGGGAACCGGGCGTTCGGCGACCGCCTGAGCACCCAGGTTCCCTTCACGGCGCTCAAGGTCGCGGCCGCAGCCGTCCTGTTGTCCCCCAACATTCCGTTGCTCTTCATGGGCGAAGAGTCCGGCGAGACAGCGCCCTTCCTCTACTTCATCGATCATGGCGACTCGGCGTTGGTCGAAGCCGTGCGTCGGGGGCGACGGGCGGAATTTGCATCGTTCGCATGGGAGGGGGAGATTCCGGATCCCCAGGATCCTCTCACATACGAACGGTCGCGCGTCACAATCGACGGTCCGTTGAATCCTTGTCGGGCCGCCATGCTGAAGTGGACCAGGGAGTTGATCGGTCTCAGAAAAGCGATTCCATCACTGGGCGCGGGCGGCGCCCACCCCAGGTATCATGTCCTGGCTCATGAAGAAGAAAACATGTTGGTCGCGCATTGTCGGGGAGGACAAGGGCCAGATGCCTTGGTCGTCCTCAGTTTCAACAACGCACCGGTGTCAGTGCTTTTGCGGGAGCCTGAGGGGCGCTGGCTTCTTCGATTGGACTCCACAGCACATGAGTTCGGCGGCGACGGGCAGGAACGCCTTCCGCAGGAGATTGTCATCGTGCCGGTGGGCGTGACCCTTCCTCTTCAGGCCTACGCCGTCGCGGTGTTTCTGCGGAAGACGTGA
- the glgX gene encoding glycogen debranching protein GlgX, with protein sequence MVAGQSIRTWPGHPYPLGATWDGEGINFALFSENATAVELCLFDGPDAPKESHRIRLEERTDQIWHVYIPGLWPGQHYGYRVHGLYQPEEGHRFNPNKLVIDPYAKSITGRIDWSDAMFGYHIGDPHADLSFDERDNAANMPKCVVIDPAFTWGGDSQLKTPWEKTIIYEVHVKSITAQHPDVPDRMRGTYAALTTPAVLDHLVDLGITAVELLPVHRFVRDRNLEDRGLTNYWGYNTLGFFAPDVRYAVSPVRGRHVREFKTMVKTLHSAGIEVILDVVYNHTAEGSHLGPTLCFRGIDNACYYRLVPGDARYYVDYTGCGNTLNVRHPRTLQLIMDSLRYWVNEMHVDGFRFDLASALARELHEVDRLSAFFDILHQDPVLSQVKLIAEPWDVGEGGYQVGNFPVGWAEWNGKYRDSIRRYVKGDGGQVAELAYRLTGSSDLYEGSGRRPFASVNFVTAHDGFTLHDLVSYNSKHNEANREENRDGTDDNLSWNCGTEGPTNDPAVTELRERQKRNLVALLLLSQGVPMISGGDEIGRTQQGNNNAYCQDNEISWYDWKVDQAKRDLLSFVRNMIAFRKQHPVLRRRRFFQGRRLRGSMVKDLAWFRPDGKEMSDTDWDAGYVKSLALRLAGDAIDETDEKGRPITDDTLLILLNAHHTPLTFTLPAHKRGVRWQPLLDTSTSSFHPKKAGLIRGGNHYEIEARSLAVLRLLPHD encoded by the coding sequence ATGGTGGCAGGACAGTCCATACGAACGTGGCCCGGCCATCCCTATCCACTTGGTGCGACGTGGGACGGAGAAGGGATCAACTTCGCGCTCTTTTCTGAGAACGCAACGGCCGTGGAGCTCTGCCTCTTCGACGGGCCGGACGCTCCGAAAGAATCCCACCGGATTCGTCTCGAAGAGCGTACCGATCAGATCTGGCATGTCTACATCCCGGGACTCTGGCCGGGGCAACACTACGGCTATCGGGTGCACGGCCTCTATCAGCCTGAAGAAGGGCACCGGTTCAATCCCAACAAACTGGTGATCGATCCCTATGCCAAATCCATCACCGGCAGGATCGATTGGTCGGACGCCATGTTCGGTTACCACATCGGCGACCCTCATGCGGACCTCTCGTTCGATGAGCGCGACAATGCGGCGAATATGCCCAAGTGCGTGGTGATCGATCCGGCCTTCACATGGGGAGGCGACAGCCAGCTTAAAACACCCTGGGAAAAGACCATCATCTATGAGGTCCATGTCAAGAGCATCACCGCTCAGCATCCTGATGTGCCGGATCGGATGCGCGGGACCTATGCCGCCCTGACCACTCCGGCGGTGCTTGACCACTTGGTCGACCTTGGCATTACGGCAGTCGAGTTGTTGCCGGTGCATCGGTTTGTCCGCGACCGGAACTTGGAGGATCGTGGCTTGACCAACTATTGGGGGTACAACACGCTCGGCTTCTTCGCCCCGGATGTTCGATATGCCGTGTCTCCCGTGAGGGGACGTCACGTGCGCGAGTTCAAAACGATGGTCAAAACCCTCCACAGCGCGGGAATCGAGGTGATCCTGGACGTCGTCTACAACCACACCGCCGAGGGCAGTCACCTCGGACCGACCCTGTGTTTTCGTGGCATCGACAACGCTTGCTACTATCGGCTGGTGCCGGGCGACGCGCGTTATTACGTCGACTATACCGGTTGCGGAAACACGCTGAACGTCAGACACCCGCGCACGCTGCAACTGATCATGGACAGTTTGCGGTACTGGGTGAATGAGATGCACGTCGACGGCTTCCGCTTCGATCTTGCGTCGGCGCTGGCGCGGGAACTGCACGAAGTCGACCGGCTGAGCGCCTTCTTCGACATCCTGCATCAGGATCCCGTTCTGTCTCAGGTCAAACTGATCGCCGAACCGTGGGATGTCGGCGAGGGGGGCTATCAGGTCGGCAACTTCCCTGTCGGCTGGGCCGAGTGGAACGGCAAATATCGCGACAGCATCCGACGCTACGTCAAAGGGGACGGGGGACAGGTCGCCGAATTGGCCTACCGGCTGACGGGCAGCAGTGATCTGTATGAAGGAAGCGGCAGACGTCCGTTCGCCAGCGTGAATTTCGTCACCGCGCACGATGGATTCACGTTGCACGATCTCGTCTCCTACAACTCGAAACACAATGAAGCCAATCGGGAGGAGAACCGCGACGGGACCGACGATAATCTCAGTTGGAATTGCGGGACGGAGGGTCCCACGAACGATCCCGCCGTCACCGAGCTCCGCGAACGGCAAAAACGGAACCTCGTGGCGTTGCTGCTGCTCTCGCAAGGTGTGCCGATGATCTCCGGAGGCGACGAGATCGGCCGGACGCAGCAAGGCAACAATAACGCCTACTGCCAGGATAATGAGATCAGTTGGTACGACTGGAAGGTGGACCAGGCCAAGCGCGATTTACTGTCCTTCGTGCGCAACATGATCGCATTCCGCAAACAACACCCCGTCCTGCGACGCCGGCGTTTTTTCCAGGGCCGCCGCCTCCGCGGGTCCATGGTCAAGGATCTGGCTTGGTTCCGACCGGACGGGAAAGAGATGAGCGACACGGACTGGGACGCGGGGTATGTCAAGTCACTCGCTTTACGCCTGGCCGGTGACGCGATCGACGAGACCGACGAGAAGGGCCGGCCCATCACGGACGATACGCTCCTGATCCTCCTGAACGCCCACCACACGCCGCTCACCTTTACCCTTCCGGCACACAAACGCGGCGTACGCTGGCAGCCCTTGCTCGACACGTCCACGAGTAGCTTCCATCCCAAGAAGGCCGGCCTGATCAGGGGAGGGAACCACTATGAGATTGAAGCACGGTCCCTCGCCGTCCTTCGATTGCTGCCTCACGATTAA
- a CDS encoding transposase, translated as MARMPRLDFSGGFYHVFARGNRRTTIFHDDADSRAYLERLERYRHRVGVTLHAYE; from the coding sequence ATGGCCCGCATGCCACGACTCGATTTCTCTGGCGGGTTCTATCATGTCTTCGCCCGCGGCAATCGCCGCACCACGATCTTCCATGACGACGCGGATTCCCGCGCCTATCTGGAACGCCTCGAGCGCTATCGCCACCGCGTAGGCGTGACACTCCACGCCTACGAATAG
- a CDS encoding transposase, producing MVVTLTVELRVGIDVGARQHHVAIGLSSGAVLEEFAITHQPEGFAHFFARIETHHQHYPGPVAVAMEGYNGYARPLDRLIQARGYRLDNINNLKLARFKEIFPGAAKTDRLDARKGLELFQLREHLPLAKAVLQEVGTIPVANERLKRLTRRRRRLFNERVRVVNTLHADLQACEILGSGMRIDLFG from the coding sequence GTGGTCGTCACACTAACTGTTGAACTGCGAGTCGGTATCGATGTGGGGGCACGGCAACACCATGTTGCAATTGGGCTCTCGAGCGGAGCCGTTCTGGAAGAGTTTGCGATCACGCATCAACCAGAAGGCTTTGCCCACTTCTTCGCCCGTATCGAGACCCATCACCAACACTACCCAGGGCCGGTCGCCGTCGCGATGGAGGGCTACAATGGGTATGCTCGCCCCCTGGATCGGCTGATCCAGGCGCGCGGGTATCGGCTCGACAATATCAACAACCTCAAGTTGGCCCGGTTCAAAGAGATTTTTCCGGGAGCCGCCAAAACCGATCGGCTGGATGCGCGCAAGGGGCTCGAGCTCTTTCAGCTACGAGAGCATCTCCCGCTCGCCAAAGCCGTGTTGCAGGAAGTCGGCACCATCCCGGTGGCGAATGAGCGCTTGAAGCGGCTGACGCGGCGGCGCCGGCGCCTGTTCAACGAGCGAGTCCGGGTGGTGAATACGCTCCACGCCGATCTCCAGGCATGCGAAATTCTGGGGTCAGGCATGCGTATTGACTTATTTGGATAA
- a CDS encoding HAD hydrolase family protein: MVLLPGAMKGSGLERLLALCGLSSRNLAAFGDAENDLSILTLAEVRSPWPMPFLPSSKQRMSLPQLQALKAYSLGGKFLDIPLTRERSILLGQAESGTAIHIPAAWLAGLNLGVFGNSATGKSWMVGLITEGLHHEDYQVLLIDPEGDFRGLCVLPPFVSISGDRATLPSPSAVASLIEEGGVSLVLDLSQYPVTLRGHYVAELMRALRPVREPSSVPIRKLGASRLSRRFCEVG, encoded by the coding sequence ATGGTGCTGCTGCCAGGGGCGATGAAAGGTTCGGGTTTGGAACGATTGCTCGCTCTGTGCGGTCTATCTTCAAGAAACCTCGCAGCATTCGGCGACGCAGAAAACGACCTCTCGATACTGACGCTGGCTGAGGTGCGGTCGCCGTGGCCGATGCCGTTCCTGCCGTCATCGAAACAGCGGATGTCCTTGCCACAGCTCCAGGCCCTCAAGGCGTATTCATTGGGCGGGAAATTCCTCGATATCCCGCTCACACGTGAGCGGTCGATCTTGCTAGGGCAGGCAGAATCCGGCACAGCCATCCATATCCCTGCTGCATGGCTAGCCGGTCTTAATTTGGGAGTCTTCGGCAACTCGGCCACCGGCAAGTCGTGGATGGTCGGTTTGATCACAGAAGGACTTCACCATGAAGACTATCAGGTTCTTCTCATCGATCCCGAAGGAGACTTTCGTGGGCTGTGCGTGCTGCCCCCTTTCGTCTCGATCAGCGGCGACCGAGCGACCCTTCCCTCACCCTCCGCCGTCGCCTCCCTCATCGAGGAAGGAGGGGTATCTCTCGTTCTCGATCTCAGCCAATATCCGGTGACCCTCCGAGGTCATTACGTTGCCGAGCTGATGCGAGCCTTGCGCCCCGTACGGGAGCCAAGTTCCGTCCCCATTAGAAAGCTTGGAGCATCACGACTGTCGAGAAGATTTTGTGAAGTGGGCTGA
- a CDS encoding NB-ARC domain-containing protein codes for MTVSSASEGSIGSRVFLSYARKENSEFVARLHNTLTAAGVHAWLDLIDMPNRSLTFLQEIRDEIESCDRVLAIVGPAALASRYVQSEWQHGFLFGKGIVPILRQGSWSDLPKDLQTLHGIDFSDDARYDDRISELLRILAVPVKEPGPFRRAVPALPPHYVLPESELSALRARLLEDVCEPTVVRAERQIVCVTGMPGIGKSSLAAAAARMTDVRRAFQNGVVWLSVGRPADTSPASLNDKLNELKRSLIVAVAKAFDQPTDFGDLDRGEAALARILAPLRTLLVLDDVWNREIIELFRNALGHRCRLLITTRQQYLATDFGTGDIQPQLLSPDEAQRLLARWAGVDSEALPTEARALAGACGGLPLATALVGAINAGGRNRWSQTLQALQSADLAALQRRLPGYPYPNLLQALHASVEFLRSDVDVEPLKDKITDLYASLAVFPEDDAIPESAIVVLWLAAGVPEPSCVQVIDMLVERWLLTKRAPGHFALHDVQHDYVRALAGDLRVLHSKLVDAYRARAPRGWTGGSLDNYCRARLAHHLVRAGRPAELHQLLLETRADSRNGWFEEKLGAGDLTGYVEDLELAAVSAREQARSANPTEGVGLEVRYAVIQSTLASLAANLPPPMFVALVKNKLWTPGRAKGYALKIQRIDVRVATIMDLLPLTEPATRTGWLMEIIEQIERADADERLPWLLAVTKTAGALAHEGKELLLTRIAAWPSPPPVEQWWNRPSEPASLIERLAPHLDEAQAVRLARVLLARQDAVHPGSFVRAAIALMSCVPEAERVALWDKFREVASSIAYSPSPDDLDEVTAANQRVPELIPWLIDCALACPAGPKRLSALTAVLPLLDEERRSAAIDELRAHLPEWSRASPEREPITAITMIARFVASEERAALIDIARRSHLSELSKARLVIRLSAGLPLMKQLIDDAEAGTLPDEDVAFLAGRCEGQDTESLQRIVVRARKLSSSEDKIAAMAGVARWLPAEARNGVLDEALACIQALDAAKDPSAIARALAELSPALDREHLLRALQLGTRLADEEFLLGGLGNLEPLAELPLRTRILRLALGVAAKLDDWQKAQLLEQLPAELPAELESLIIDLCDRIVTPTYKIAGLVALASRVSQPARDAALRHALELAEDKSPSRSPSDEAIVWAQIGSAHDEAERSTFVQRARRGFDKCEDNYALARVIPYLVPVITDTDKPAFLSSLVERGLQIAWKGAEEILKQLAPHLPRALVRRALRLEDSSSSNELTYYHDGKRFGDAFVPLVRQLALVDGPDAAWRVAAGSGEANAMCAVIPKLSKELLPAAFDAARAIAKQNEYLAGQTLAEVYARWAALVDADAALAWSKALQKASYRVLAIAGVVPHLRDVRRQRDEVCRVAVEAAELPYSEWRTPALHKLVPSLAVIPRDELLPTWEAMLKILVRRIRRQFMHDLYVLGPVIVQLGDGDALEATVSAVENAARWWP; via the coding sequence ATGACGGTGTCTTCGGCGAGCGAGGGCTCGATCGGGAGTCGTGTGTTTCTCTCATATGCACGGAAGGAGAATAGCGAATTCGTCGCGCGTCTGCACAACACGTTGACTGCGGCGGGGGTCCACGCTTGGTTGGACCTCATCGATATGCCGAACCGCAGTCTCACTTTTCTCCAAGAAATTCGCGACGAGATCGAGAGTTGCGATCGTGTGCTGGCGATCGTGGGACCCGCGGCCCTGGCCTCGAGGTATGTGCAGAGCGAGTGGCAGCACGGGTTCCTGTTCGGCAAAGGCATCGTCCCGATCCTGAGGCAGGGATCGTGGAGCGACTTGCCGAAGGACCTGCAGACGCTGCACGGGATCGACTTCAGCGACGACGCCCGATATGACGACCGGATCAGCGAGCTGCTGCGAATTCTCGCTGTCCCGGTGAAGGAACCGGGACCGTTCCGCCGCGCGGTGCCGGCGCTTCCGCCGCACTACGTACTGCCCGAGTCCGAGCTCTCGGCGCTTCGCGCTCGCCTACTCGAAGATGTCTGCGAGCCCACGGTAGTCCGAGCCGAACGGCAGATCGTGTGTGTCACGGGGATGCCGGGCATAGGGAAGTCTTCGCTCGCGGCTGCCGCAGCTCGCATGACCGACGTTCGACGCGCGTTCCAGAACGGTGTCGTCTGGTTGTCCGTGGGCCGGCCAGCGGACACTTCGCCGGCGAGCCTGAATGACAAACTGAATGAGCTCAAGCGATCCCTGATCGTCGCCGTGGCCAAGGCCTTCGACCAACCAACGGATTTCGGCGACCTCGATCGCGGGGAGGCTGCTCTCGCCAGGATTCTGGCGCCATTGAGGACCTTGCTCGTTCTCGATGACGTGTGGAACCGCGAGATTATCGAGCTCTTTCGTAACGCGCTCGGACACCGCTGTCGATTGCTCATCACGACGCGTCAGCAATATCTTGCGACTGATTTCGGAACCGGCGATATCCAGCCACAGCTGCTGTCGCCGGATGAGGCGCAGCGGCTGCTCGCTCGCTGGGCGGGCGTGGACAGCGAGGCTTTGCCGACGGAGGCACGCGCTCTCGCCGGCGCGTGTGGCGGGCTGCCGCTCGCGACCGCCTTGGTAGGAGCCATCAATGCAGGTGGCCGCAATCGCTGGAGCCAGACGCTGCAAGCTTTACAGTCTGCTGATCTCGCGGCGTTGCAGCGAAGATTGCCCGGATATCCCTATCCGAACCTGTTGCAGGCTCTGCACGCGAGCGTGGAGTTTCTTCGCAGCGACGTCGACGTCGAGCCGCTCAAGGACAAGATCACGGATCTCTACGCGAGCCTCGCGGTCTTCCCGGAAGACGATGCGATTCCAGAGTCGGCCATCGTCGTCCTCTGGTTGGCGGCTGGCGTCCCGGAACCGAGCTGCGTGCAGGTGATCGACATGCTGGTCGAGCGCTGGCTCCTCACGAAGCGTGCGCCAGGCCACTTCGCGCTGCACGACGTGCAACACGACTACGTGCGCGCGCTGGCCGGAGATCTTCGAGTCCTGCACAGCAAGCTCGTGGACGCCTACCGCGCCCGGGCTCCTCGGGGCTGGACCGGCGGCTCTCTCGATAACTACTGTCGAGCGCGGCTCGCGCACCATCTAGTGCGCGCCGGCAGACCGGCCGAGTTGCACCAGCTCCTCCTCGAGACGCGCGCCGATTCCCGCAATGGCTGGTTCGAAGAGAAGCTCGGAGCCGGCGACCTGACGGGCTATGTGGAGGATCTGGAGCTCGCGGCCGTCAGCGCCAGGGAGCAGGCGCGTAGCGCGAATCCCACGGAAGGTGTCGGCCTCGAGGTTCGATACGCGGTCATCCAGTCGACGCTGGCAAGCCTGGCGGCGAACCTGCCGCCTCCGATGTTCGTGGCGCTGGTCAAGAACAAGCTATGGACGCCGGGGCGCGCCAAAGGCTATGCGCTCAAGATTCAGAGAATCGACGTTCGCGTCGCAACGATCATGGATCTCCTGCCGCTCACCGAGCCAGCGACGAGGACCGGCTGGCTGATGGAGATCATTGAGCAGATTGAGCGAGCCGACGCGGACGAGCGCTTGCCCTGGCTCCTTGCTGTGACCAAGACCGCCGGCGCGCTCGCTCACGAGGGCAAGGAGCTGCTGCTGACACGCATCGCCGCCTGGCCATCGCCGCCGCCCGTGGAGCAGTGGTGGAATCGCCCCTCTGAGCCAGCGTCTCTCATCGAGCGGCTCGCCCCACACCTCGACGAGGCTCAAGCAGTTCGTCTAGCGCGGGTCCTCCTCGCGCGGCAGGATGCAGTTCATCCTGGGAGCTTCGTCAGGGCCGCCATCGCGCTCATGAGCTGCGTGCCTGAAGCGGAGAGGGTCGCTCTGTGGGACAAGTTTCGCGAGGTGGCGTCCTCCATCGCGTACTCTCCTTCGCCGGATGATCTCGACGAGGTCACGGCCGCCAACCAGCGAGTACCGGAGCTCATTCCGTGGCTCATTGACTGCGCCTTGGCCTGCCCTGCGGGACCGAAACGGCTTTCCGCGCTGACCGCCGTGTTACCCCTCCTCGACGAGGAGCGCCGGAGTGCGGCGATCGACGAGCTCCGCGCTCATCTCCCCGAATGGTCACGCGCGTCTCCCGAAAGGGAACCAATAACTGCCATCACGATGATCGCCCGCTTCGTGGCATCGGAAGAGAGGGCTGCGCTGATCGACATCGCGCGACGCTCGCACTTGTCAGAGCTCTCCAAAGCACGCCTCGTCATCCGGCTCTCCGCGGGCCTACCGCTCATGAAGCAGCTGATCGACGATGCCGAGGCTGGTACGCTTCCTGACGAGGACGTCGCCTTCCTCGCGGGACGCTGCGAGGGTCAGGACACCGAGTCGCTGCAACGCATTGTCGTGCGAGCCCGAAAGTTGTCGAGTTCCGAGGACAAGATAGCGGCGATGGCGGGCGTGGCGCGCTGGTTGCCAGCGGAAGCGCGCAATGGCGTGCTCGACGAGGCGCTGGCCTGCATACAGGCGCTCGATGCTGCCAAAGACCCCAGCGCGATAGCCCGCGCACTGGCGGAGCTGTCTCCGGCGCTCGATCGAGAGCACCTGTTGCGGGCGCTGCAGCTCGGCACCCGCCTCGCGGACGAAGAATTCCTCCTCGGTGGGCTCGGAAACCTCGAGCCCCTTGCGGAACTGCCGCTTCGTACGAGGATACTACGGTTAGCGCTCGGAGTCGCCGCCAAGCTCGACGACTGGCAAAAGGCGCAGCTGCTCGAGCAGCTGCCGGCGGAGCTGCCCGCCGAGCTCGAGTCCTTGATCATCGACCTCTGCGACCGCATCGTCACACCCACATACAAGATCGCGGGCTTGGTCGCGCTCGCAAGCCGTGTCTCCCAGCCGGCGCGCGACGCGGCGCTTCGCCACGCGCTTGAACTGGCCGAAGACAAGAGTCCGTCCCGCAGCCCGTCTGACGAGGCGATCGTCTGGGCGCAGATCGGCTCGGCGCACGATGAGGCTGAGCGGTCGACGTTCGTACAACGCGCTCGTCGGGGGTTCGACAAGTGCGAGGACAATTATGCGCTCGCGCGCGTGATACCGTACCTCGTTCCCGTCATCACCGACACCGACAAGCCGGCATTTCTATCGAGCCTCGTCGAGCGCGGGCTCCAGATCGCCTGGAAGGGTGCGGAAGAGATCCTCAAACAGCTGGCACCCCACCTGCCGCGAGCATTGGTGCGACGAGCGCTGCGTCTCGAGGACTCGAGCTCAAGTAATGAGCTCACGTACTACCATGACGGGAAGCGATTCGGCGACGCCTTCGTGCCGCTGGTACGTCAACTGGCGCTCGTCGATGGCCCGGACGCTGCGTGGAGAGTTGCCGCCGGCTCCGGGGAGGCGAATGCCATGTGTGCCGTCATCCCCAAGCTGTCCAAGGAGCTGCTGCCGGCGGCGTTTGATGCCGCCCGAGCCATCGCAAAACAGAACGAGTACCTGGCAGGGCAGACGCTGGCAGAGGTGTACGCTCGCTGGGCGGCGCTCGTCGATGCCGACGCGGCACTCGCTTGGAGCAAGGCGCTCCAGAAGGCGTCTTACAGAGTGCTCGCCATCGCGGGAGTGGTGCCGCACCTTCGCGACGTCCGCCGCCAGCGCGACGAAGTCTGCCGAGTTGCCGTCGAAGCCGCCGAGCTACCGTATTCCGAGTGGCGGACACCGGCACTGCACAAGCTCGTGCCGTCGCTCGCTGTAATACCGCGAGATGAGCTGCTTCCAACGTGGGAGGCCATGCTGAAGATCTTGGTGCGGCGCATCCGGCGCCAATTCATGCACGATCTATATGTTCTCGGCCCCGTGATCGTCCAGCTCGGCGACGGAGACGCGCTCGAAGCGACCGTGTCCGCCGTCGAGAATGCTGCGCGCTGGTGGCCGTAG